In a genomic window of beta proteobacterium MWH-UniP1:
- the secF gene encoding protein translocase subunit SecF has product MEFFRIKKDIPFMRHAKVLNIISMLTFVAAVIFIAVRGLHFSIEFTGGTVMEVSYPQAAPLTQVRKVIEDLGYADAQVQNFGTSRDLMIRLPLRAGQASGGEAAAAKATNAQSEKVMAALKEATPGVMLRRVEFVGPQVGSELATDGAMALLFVIVGIMIYLAIRFEWKFAVAAIVANLHDVVIIIGFFAAFQWEFSLSVLAAILAVLGYSVNESVVVADRIRENFRKMRKASVREVIDNAITTTMSRTIITHATTEAMVLAMLIFGGPVLFYFALALTIGIVFGIYSSVFVMAPITMWLGIKREDLVKAVKKKDDGPEVYTP; this is encoded by the coding sequence ATGGAATTTTTCCGAATCAAAAAAGATATTCCCTTCATGCGGCACGCCAAGGTGCTCAACATCATTTCGATGTTGACCTTTGTCGCGGCAGTCATCTTTATCGCTGTTCGTGGCCTGCATTTCTCGATTGAATTCACTGGCGGCACGGTCATGGAGGTCTCGTATCCCCAGGCTGCCCCTTTGACGCAAGTCCGCAAGGTCATTGAAGACCTGGGATACGCCGATGCGCAAGTTCAGAACTTTGGCACTTCTCGCGACTTGATGATTCGCTTGCCGCTGCGGGCCGGCCAGGCATCTGGTGGTGAAGCGGCTGCTGCAAAAGCCACAAACGCCCAGAGCGAAAAAGTGATGGCCGCACTCAAAGAGGCCACCCCAGGTGTGATGCTTCGCCGAGTGGAGTTTGTTGGTCCGCAGGTGGGGTCTGAGTTGGCAACCGATGGTGCCATGGCCCTGCTCTTTGTGATCGTGGGTATCATGATTTACCTGGCTATTCGTTTTGAGTGGAAGTTCGCGGTCGCAGCGATTGTGGCCAACCTGCACGACGTGGTCATCATCATTGGCTTTTTCGCGGCCTTTCAGTGGGAGTTTTCGCTCTCGGTGTTGGCGGCAATTCTTGCGGTGTTGGGCTATTCGGTGAACGAGTCGGTGGTGGTTGCCGACCGGATCCGCGAGAACTTCCGCAAGATGCGCAAGGCCTCGGTGCGTGAAGTCATTGATAACGCGATTACCACCACCATGAGCCGTACCATCATCACCCATGCCACCACGGAAGCCATGGTCTTGGCCATGCTGATCTTCGGTGGCCCGGTGCTGTTTTACTTCGCCCTGGCACTCACCATCGGTATCGTGTTTGGCATCTACTCGTCGGTCTTTGTGATGGCGCCCATCACCATGTGGCTTGGCATTAAGCGCGAAGATCTGGTGAAGGCCGTTAAGAAAAAAGACGACGGGCCCGAGGTTTACACTCCGTAA
- a CDS encoding helix-turn-helix domain-containing protein, which yields MDYPIHFAEQLGQHLRAFRKARGLTQVQLAAHLGVTQSRIADIETNPGKVSLENLLKVFSALDLRLRLEDASTSASITQRADTSATLADLKKKQDQASSEGQDW from the coding sequence ATGGACTACCCTATTCATTTTGCTGAACAGCTTGGCCAACACTTAAGGGCATTTCGGAAGGCGCGCGGTCTCACGCAGGTTCAGTTGGCCGCGCATCTCGGTGTTACCCAGTCCCGAATCGCGGATATTGAAACCAATCCGGGCAAAGTCAGTTTAGAAAATTTACTGAAAGTTTTTTCGGCGCTTGATCTTCGGCTGCGATTAGAAGATGCGTCAACAAGTGCCTCTATCACGCAACGCGCGGATACATCTGCCACTCTTGCAGACCTGAAAAAGAAGCAGGATCAAGCCAGCTCTGAAGGCCAAGACTGGTGA